The genomic interval ACCGTCGGTTCGTCGGCGCGTGCGCGCGACTTGTTTTCGCTGTATGACGACATCCTCGACCGGTTGACGGAGGTGGCGCGATGAACTTCGACGGTTTGCAGGCCGGCATCCTGCTGCCGGCCTTCGTCGCCGGGTTGCTGGTGCTCGCCACGCACGTGCCGCTCGGCGCCGAGGTGCTGCGCCGCGGCATCATCTTCATGGATCTGGCCATCGCCCAGTTCGCCGGGCTGGGCATCGTCGCCGTGCATGCCTTCGCCGGCGAGGCCGAGGGCGACGATATCTGGCAGGCGCAGGCCGCCGCGGTCGGCGCGGCGCTGCTCGGTGCCTTGCTGCTGCGCTGGACCGAGAAGCGCGCGCCGCAGCGCCAGGAGGCTTTGATCGGCGTTTCCTTCGTCGTCGCCGCCTGCGCCGCGATCCTGCTGCTGGCCAAGGATCCGCACGGCGGCGAGCACATGCAGGCGCTGCTGGTCGGCCAGATCCTCTGGAGCACCTGGCTTGGTCTGCTGCCGCTCACCGGCATCAGCGCGGCGGTGCTGTTGCTGTGGTTCGCGCTGCGCAGCACGCGCGTGGCGCCGCTGGCCTTCTATCTGCTGTTCGCGCTGATCGTCACGGCCTCGGTGCAGGTGGTCGGCGTCTACCTGGTGTTCGCCAGCCTGATCGTGCCGGCGCTGGCCTCGGGCGGCCGGCTGCTGCCGGCCTGGCTCATCGGCGCGGCGGGTTATGCCGTCGGGCTGATCGCCTCGGCGCTGTTCGACCTGCCCGCGGGCGCGGCGATCGTGCTGGCGCTGGCGGGCTGCGCGCTGATTGGTGCCATGTTTCTCTCCCGCGATGCCGTGCGAATGCGATTCGGCAAAACGTGGTGGAGGCGGGAGGGATAAAATAACCAGCCCATATTCCGGCAGAGGAGACGCACATCATGAAAACGCCACTGATCCAGTTGCTTGCCCTGCTGATGCTGGCCGGGATCGGGAGTGTGGGAGGCGTGGGGAGTGCGCATGCGCAGGGCGTGCAGCCCGGTCTGTGGGAATTCAGTCACGACATGAAAATGCCCGGACAGCCCGACATGAACGCACGGATGGCGCAAATGCGCGAGCAGTTGAAGAACCTGCCGCCCGAGGCGCGCAGGATGATGGAGCAGCAGATGTCCGGCATGGGCGTGGGCATCGGTGAGGGCGGGGCGCTGCGCATGTGCATCACCCCGGAAGATGCCAGGGATGACTTCATCCGCGAGGGCCGGACGGAAGGCGATTGCACCTTTACCCAGGTCAAGCGCAGCGGCAACACCTGGCGCGGCCGCATCGTCTGCAAGGCGTCGGCAAGCCAGGGCGATTTCACCACCACCCTGCACGGCCCGACGCATTTTTCGACGGTGGCCAACATGACCAGCAAACAGCATGGCCGCGTCGACATGAAGAGCGAAGCGCGCCGCGTGAGCGGCGATTGCGGCACGCTGGGCAAGGCTGCGGCCAGGCCGCGTTGATTGCTGATCGCTTATCGCCGACCCAGCAGGTCGCCGATCATTCGAGACGGGCCAGACCTGCGCATTGCGCGGATGGCTTCCGCCGGCAGTGTCGTGAGCAAGGCTTGCCCAAAACGGGCGGCAGCCGCGCGGCGTGTCTTGTCCGCAACGCCGGCATGAACTAAATTTGCCCGCTTTCACAGGGATACCAGGGCATACCGAAAGGAGCGCGATCATGAGCAACGGCATCGGCCTCAATGAAGTCAAGGCGGTTTACAACGGCGCTGAAGGCGATCTGTGGGAACTCATCATGGGCCACCAGATTCACATCGGTGGTTTCCAGTCGTCGATGGATTTGTCCGAACGCGCCGGCATCGCGGGCGCTGCGCATGGCGTCGATCTGTGCTGCTGCAACGGGGCGGGGATGCGCTTTCTGACGCGCTTTCGCAATGTCGCCAGGATGACCGGCGTCGATGCCTCGATCACCGTGATCGAGCGCGGCCGCCAGCGCTCGGCCGAGGAAGGGCTGGGCGAGCGCATCGAGTTCGTCCATGCCGATGTCACCCAGAGCGGTTTGCCGGATGGCGGCGCGGATTTCGTCTGGGGCGAGGATGCCTGGTGCTATGTGGTCGACAAGCCGGCGCTGATCCGCGAGGCGGCGCGCCTGGTGAAATCCGGCGGCACCATTGCCTTTACCGACTGGGTGCTGGGCGCCGTGCCGATGAGCGCCGAGGAAAGCCGCCGGTTTCTCGCCTTCATGAAATTTCCGAATGTCGAATCCATTCCCGGCTATGTCGAACTGCTGAAGCAGAACGCCTGCCAGGTGGTCGAAGCCTCCGACACCGGCCGCTTCGATCCTTACGTCGATCTGTATCTGGCGATGGTGGACAAGCAGCTCACTTACGATGCGCTGCGCATCCTCAACTTCGATACCGACATGCTGGGCGCGGTGGCGGCTGAAATGATGTTCCTCAGCCAGTTGGCGAAGGAAGGCAAGATCGCCCAGGGCCGTTTCATCGCCAGAAAGAATTGAGCACCCATGCACTGGGTTTATCTGTTCACGGCGATCGCTTTCGAGGTGGTCGGCACCACCTGCATGAAGCTGTCGGAGGGCTTTACCCGGCCGCTGCCGTCGATCGGCGTCTTCGTGTTTTACTGTTCCAGCATCGTCAGTCTGACGATGGCGGTGAGAACCATGGAAATCAGCATCGCCTACGCCATCTGGTCGGCGGTGGGCGTTGCCCTCATCGCGGCGATCGGCGCCGTATTTTTTCATGAACAATTGACGCCGCCGCGGATTTTCTTTCTGCTCGTCATCATCGTCGGCGTGGTTGGACTCAACCTCAGCGGCCGCCAGGCAGGCGCTTGATTCAGGGCGTGCCGGGCGTTCTCGATTCCAGGTTATTCGTCACGGGAGAAAACATGCGTCCAATGATGCGCCCAATACCAATGATATGGATTGCCATCGTCATTGCCTGTCTGGCCGGCTGCGGGAAGGCCTCGGCGCCGGCGCGCGAAGCGGCTTACGCGACGGTAAGCGTGTTCTTCGCGACGGACCGGAATCAGACCGGGAAGACGAACCCGGGCGAGATGTTCGGGGCCGATCGCGCGAATCTCACCTACGGCACCTGCGAGGTCAGCGTGCCGCGCGACCATCGCATGGGCGAGCTCGAGTCGCCTTCGATCTGGCGGCTGGAGTTCCGCGAAGATCCCGCCAAACACGTCGTGCTGCTGAGGGCGGCGGTCGCCTCGAAAGACCGGTTTTTCGCAGACGTGGCCGAACGCGTGCGCCGATCCCAAGCGGGCAGCGCGTTCGTCTTCGTCCATGGCTACAACGTCACCTTCGAGGATGCGGCGCGGCGCACCGCGCAGATCACCTACGACCTCGGTTTCGACGGCGCGCCCACCTTCTATAGCTGGCCATCGCGGGGGGCAACGCCTGCCTATACCGTCGATGAGCAGAACATCGAATGGGCCCAGGCCAACCTGAGAAACTTTCTCGAGGACTTCTTCACGCGCTCGGATGCCGAGCATGTCTACCTGATCGCGCACAGCATGGGCAACCGCGCGCTGACCCGCGCCGTGGCTTCGCTGCTGGCCGACAAGCCGGCCTTGCGCCGCCGGCTTTCGGAGGTGATCCTGACCGCGCCGGATATCGATGCCGAGGTATTCAGACGTGACATCGCGCCAGCGCTGACGGCCGCGGGGCGGCCGGTGACCTTGTATGCCTCGTCCGCGGACAAGGCGCTGATTGCCTCCAGGAAGGTGCATGGTTACGCGCGGGCAGGGGATTCGGGCAATGGCCTGGTCGTCGTGCCGGGGATCGAGACCGTCGATGCAACGCAGGTCGATACCAGCCTGCTCGGGCACTCGTACTTTGCCGAGACCCGCTCGGTGCTGTCGGACATGTTCTACCTGATCCGCGACAACAAGCGGGCAGACCAGCGCTTCGGCCTGCGTCCCGTCGATGCCCAGGCGGGCCGTTATTGGGAATTCAAGCAATGAAGCCGCGCGCATCGTCGTCCGCCGCGGCCTGAGCCGAGCGCGGCCATGTCGCCGGCGTGCTACCAAGTGTTGGCCAACGCGGTGCTGATCGCGCATTTCCTGTTCGTGATCGGCGTGGTTGGCGGCCTGGTGCTCATCGTCTGGGGCGGCTTCCGCGAATGGGCCTGGGTGCGCAAGCTCTGGCTGCGCCTGGCCCATCTCGCGGGCATCGCATTGGTCGTGCTGGAATCCTGGCTTGGCGTCGCCTGCCCGCTCACCTCCCTGGAGCTATGGCTGCGCGAACTGGCGGGACAAGCCACCTACAGCGGCGACTTCATCGCCTACTGGGTGCGCCAGTTCATGTTCTTCACGGCGCCATCCTGGGTGTTCACCGTCTGCTATACGGCATTCGGCGTGCTCGTGCTGTTGAGCTGGTGGTGGTTTCCACCCAGGCCCGCGCGTCTCAGCGCATTGCAAAAGCCTCCTGCCGGAAGCTGACGCCGACGTCAGTGCGCCGCAGGGCGGCCAGTTCGCGCTGCAGCTTTTCCGCCAGACCAGACGGACCGCAGAACCAGATTTCCGTGCGTTGTCGTGCACGCTCCGCGTCGGTGAGCCGCAACTGTCCGGCGTCGAGCATTTCACCCTGTTTGTCGCCATGCACCCGCAACCGCACCATCGGCAGGTTGGCGCAGAGCGCTTCCAGGCGGGCGACGAAGGGATCGCCCTCGCGATCGCGCGTGCAGTAGTGCAGTTCGGCGGTCGGTGCCTGGGACGGCTGCTGCTGCAATGAGTCCAGCCAGGCCAGGAAGGGCGTGATGCCGATGCCGCCGGCGATCCAGATCTGCCGCGTCTTGCGGTTCACGCGATCGAGCTGGAAGCGTCCGTAGGGGCCTTCGACCTGGACGGCCTGTCCGACCTGCAAGCGATCGGCCAGACCGCGCGTGTAGTCGCCCAGGGCCTTGATCGACAAATCGATGCTCCGGTCGCCCCGATCCGCACTGGCAATGGTGAAGGGATGCGCTCCTTCGCCGGCATCGAAGGTGACGAAGACGAACTGGCCGGGTCGATGGCCGGGCCAGCCGTCGGCGAGCCGGCAGCGCACGCTGACCACCCCGGGCATGGGCTGCTCGATGGCGGCGATGCTGCCGACGACGCGGCGTCTGCGACCGATGGCGCCCTTCAGCGCCAGTACGCTGCCATATATGCCGAAGCCGAACAACAGCGCCAGCAGGAGGCCCAGCGGCTGGCGCCAGTAGGTGCTCGGCGCCCACATCACGGCATGAAAGACCAGCGCCAGATAAAGTATCGGCATGGCCCGGTGCAGCAGGCGCCATGGCCGATAGGGAAAGCGCTGCCACAGGGCCAGCGCCAGCATGGCCAGCAGAATATAGAAGCCCCATTCGCCTACGTCCTTGGCCAGATCGCGCGCCGGCTCCAGCGTGGCCAGTATCGTTTCCTTCGGCGGCTTGCCGGCCCGGCCGATGCTGGCCTTGAGAATGTCGCCGACGACTTCCTTCATCAGCCAGTGACCGAGGGCAAGGATACCGGCCCAGATGCCGGCCCATTTGTGCAGCCGATACATCTGGTCCAGTCCATGCAGCGGCCGCTCCAGCCAGGCCGGCCGGGCGGCCATGAACACCGCCAGCGACATCATGCCGATGGCCAGCAGGCCGCTCAGGTTGAGCAGCTCCTGGCGCAGGATCCACAGCGGATGCGCATTGGCCGTATGGGTCGTGGTGGCCACATGTCCGGCCCAGCCGAGGAATCCGAGCAGGATGACGCTCCCCAGGAGCAGGCGGCCGGCACGATTCATGGCCGGCTTCCCGCGGCTGACGGCAGATCGTCGCGACAACGGCGTTCGTTGCATTCGAGGCCGGCGCCGGATTGTCCGCCCGCCGTGCCGCGCCGGTTCCAGCCGTCCCGTTTGTCTTTTCCATCGCGCGGCCGCACATCGAGGACGACGCCGGTTTGCGGATGGACGTACAGCTTGACGCGCTGGCCATTCTGGTTGGTGGCCTTGACTTCATAAGCACTGCGTTCGCGCTCGATTTCATCGATGTTGCGGTAACCGGCGGCTTCCAGCCGGTTGTAGACCTGCCCGATGGTCAGCCATGGCGCCGATGCGGTCGATGCGTTCGATGTGGCCGGCGTGTTTGCGGTTGCGGATGCGGCCAGGCTCAGCGAGGCCGGCACGGCGATGGCGCTCGCCAGGATGAGGCCGAGGGTCAATGATTTGGTTTTCATGATGCGCTCCTTGAAATTGCAGGGAAGAAAAGTAACGAGGTAACGAGGTAACGAAGCAACGAAACCACGAAACCACGAAATCACAAGTACGTTGCGTCCGTTACGGGATGCACGATAAACAGGCGCTACTGAACCTGGCCTGAAGACTTCGTTCATGCTGCGTTCAGTTTTTCTGCGCTATAAAGAGCCCATGAAAAAACGACTGCTTGCCACTTTCGCCGGTCTCGCCCTGTTGGCGTATGCACACGCGCCCATCCATGCGGATGATTTGCGCGACCACGACCGCGCCCGCCAGGCGTTGCTGGCCGGCGAAATCCTGCCGCTGCGCGCGATCCTCGAACGGATCGAACGCGAGCAGCCGGGGCAGGTGATGGAAGTCGAACTGGAGCGGGAGCATGCCGAGGCCGGCTGGATTTATGAAGTCAAGCTGCTGAAGGCGGAAGGCAGCCTGCTCAAGCTGAAGATCGACGCGCGCACCGGCGAAATCCTCGGCATGAAGGAAAAAACGCCCAAGGCCGCAAACAAAATGCCGCACCGGGAATCCCGTTGATGCGTATCCTGATCGTCGAGGATGAACCCACGCTGGCCAAGCAGTTGAGCGCGGCCGTGACGGCGGCCGGCTATGTCGTCGATCACGCCGGCAATGGCATGGACGCGCGTTTCATGGGCGACACCGAGCCCTATGACGCGGTCGTGCTCGACCTGGGGCTGCCGCAACTGGACGGCCTGACGGTACTGAAGCAATGGCGCGCCGCCGGGCGTCGGATGCCGGTGCTGATCCTCACCGCGCGCGGCAACTGGCACGAGAAAGTGGCCGGCATCGACGCCGGCGCCGATGACTACCTGGCCAAGCCTTTCCACATGGAAGAACTGCTCGCCCGCCTGCGCGCCCTGATCCGGCGCTCCGGCGGCCATGCCACGAGCGAACTGGTCTGCGGCCCGCTATTGCTCGACACGCGCAGCAGCCGGGTCAGCGTGGCGGGCGAGCCGCTCGGTCTGACCAGCCACGAATACCGCGTGTTGGCCTATCTGATGCATCATCCGGGTGAAATCGTCACTCGCGCCGAGCTGACCGAGCACATCTACGCCCAGGATTTCGAACGCGACTCGAACACCGTCGAAGTCTTCATCGGCCGCCTGCGCAAGAAGCTGCCGTCCGGCCTGATCGAAACCGTGCGCGGCCTGGGTTATCGACTGAACGAGAAGGCAAGCTAGCCAAACAGCACCAGCAACCAGACGACCGGCACGTTGAGCAAGGCGATCAGCACCGCCGCGCTGCCCAGATCCTTGGCGCGTTTGGCGAGCGGATGCCGTTCCGTGGAAATGCGATCGACGACGGCTTCGATGGCGGAGTTCAGCAGTTCGACGATCAGCACCAGCAACAGGCTGGCCAGCATCAGCGCCTTGCCCGGGCCGCTGGCCGGTAGCCACAGCGCCAGCGGCAACAGCGGGATGATCAGCAGCAGTTCCTGGCGAAAGGCCGCTTCATGGCGAAAGGCGGCGATCAGCCCGTCGCGCGAATACACGCCCGCCCGCCAGATGCGGCGCAAGCCGCCGATACCGCCGGCCTGGCCGCTCCAGCCCGAGTTGCCGTCGTTCTTTTTCACTGCCGTCGTCCTCTGCCTCCGCATGCGAGAATTCTCGCATGTTTGACCGGCTGGCCACTTCCATGATTGCTGCCCATTCCACCGCTCGCTCCGCGATCAACGCCGACACTGCCGCCTGCCAGTTGCTGGTGGTGGAGGACGACGTGACGATCCTCGCCAATCTGGTCGAATACCTCGAGTTGCAAGGACACCAGGTGGATGTCGCCTACGATGGCCTGGCGGCCCAGCACCGGCTGGCCGCCCGCACCTACGATGTCGTCATCCTCGATCTGGGCCTGCCGCGCGCCGACGGGCAGGCGGTGCTGCAATATTTGCGCAATACCCTGGGGCTGGCCACGCCGGTGCTGGTGCTGACGGCGCGCGATGCCCTGTCCAGCAAGCTGGACACCCTGGCGCTGGGCGCTGACGATTACCTGGTCAAGCCCTATGCCCTGGCCGAGGTGGCCATGCGCGTGCAAGTCCTGCACCGGCGCGCGCGCGGGACGGTGGTCAGCGACCTGCTGCAGGCCGGCACGCTGTGCCTGGACCGGCGCCGGCGTGAGGCGCGCGTGCAGGATCAGGTGTTGCATCTGATGCCGCGCAGCATGCAGATACTCGAAGCCCTGCTGCTCGATCCGGGCCGGGTGGTCACCCGGCGGGCGCTGGAGAACCTGCTCTGGCCGGATGAAGACGTCGGCAGCGACGCCTTGCGCGGCCAGATTCATCTGCTGCGCAAAGCCTTGAGCCAGGCCGGCTATGATGGCCTGGAAACCGTGCATGGCGTCGGTTACCGCCTCAAATGCGCCTGATTCCCGTCCGCATCACGCTGCAGCAGCGCGTCGTCTGGGCCTTGACGCTGCTCGTGGTGTTGTTCGTCGCCTTGCAGGGTGGACTGGCCTATCTGTCGATGGCCGAGCAGGAAGACGATCTGGTCGACGATCTGGTGCAGACCGAAGCCCTGCGTCTGAAGGCGCTCATCGAGGAACGCGGCGCGGAAGCGGCTCGACAGCAATTGCAGTCGCCCGCGCTGGGACAGAATCTGAACGTCTGGCTGGTACCGGCGTCGCCGGGCGTTCCGCCGACCGAGCTGCCGCCCTACCTGCTTCAGCTCGGCGACGGCCCTCACCGCCTGAAGCAGGCGAGCGCCGAGCTGCATGTCTATATATTGGCGACGCCGGCCGGGCGCCTCTATCTGCAGTACGACGCCGCCGTGCATGAAGAGAAGGTGAACGAATTCGGCATCTTCCTGTTGGGTCTGACCCTGCTCTGCAGCGCGTTGGCCATTCTGGCGGCGCGTCAGTTGGCCGCCATCGTGGTCGCTCCCATGGAGCGATTGACGCGCCAGCTCACCGCCTGGGCGCCGGCGACACGAATGGAGGATGGCGAAGAACGCGACGAGGAAGCCCGGTTGCGCGCCGCCTTCCAGCGCGTGCAGGCGCGTTTCGAGGAAGGGCTGGCGCAGGAGCGCGAGTTCATGGCCAATGCCCGCCACGAGATCCGCACGCCGCTGACGGCCTTGCGTACCGATCTGGAAATGCTGGCGCTGCAAGCGGATGCGGCTGCCGGCCCACGCCTGCAACGCGCGCTGGACGGCGTCGATGAAATCGCCGCCGCGCTCGATCTGGCGCAAAGCCTGGCGCAGAAGCGCGCCCTGACGACCGAGCGCATCGATCTGGCCGACTGTGTCGATCATGCCTGGAGCAGCCTGGCCGGCACGCCGCACATCTTGCGGCTGCGGTTCGACAACCGCGTGGCGCGGACGGTGAGCGTCAGCGCCGATCGCCATGCGCTGCTCACCATCCTGCGCAATCTGATCCGCAATGCCGCCGAACACG from Sterolibacterium denitrificans carries:
- a CDS encoding metal ABC transporter permease, encoding MNFDGLQAGILLPAFVAGLLVLATHVPLGAEVLRRGIIFMDLAIAQFAGLGIVAVHAFAGEAEGDDIWQAQAAAVGAALLGALLLRWTEKRAPQRQEALIGVSFVVAACAAILLLAKDPHGGEHMQALLVGQILWSTWLGLLPLTGISAAVLLLWFALRSTRVAPLAFYLLFALIVTASVQVVGVYLVFASLIVPALASGGRLLPAWLIGAAGYAVGLIASALFDLPAGAAIVLALAGCALIGAMFLSRDAVRMRFGKTWWRREG
- a CDS encoding DUF3617 domain-containing protein — encoded protein: MKTPLIQLLALLMLAGIGSVGGVGSAHAQGVQPGLWEFSHDMKMPGQPDMNARMAQMREQLKNLPPEARRMMEQQMSGMGVGIGEGGALRMCITPEDARDDFIREGRTEGDCTFTQVKRSGNTWRGRIVCKASASQGDFTTTLHGPTHFSTVANMTSKQHGRVDMKSEARRVSGDCGTLGKAAARPR
- a CDS encoding class I SAM-dependent methyltransferase — encoded protein: MSNGIGLNEVKAVYNGAEGDLWELIMGHQIHIGGFQSSMDLSERAGIAGAAHGVDLCCCNGAGMRFLTRFRNVARMTGVDASITVIERGRQRSAEEGLGERIEFVHADVTQSGLPDGGADFVWGEDAWCYVVDKPALIREAARLVKSGGTIAFTDWVLGAVPMSAEESRRFLAFMKFPNVESIPGYVELLKQNACQVVEASDTGRFDPYVDLYLAMVDKQLTYDALRILNFDTDMLGAVAAEMMFLSQLAKEGKIAQGRFIARKN
- a CDS encoding DMT family transporter; this encodes MHWVYLFTAIAFEVVGTTCMKLSEGFTRPLPSIGVFVFYCSSIVSLTMAVRTMEISIAYAIWSAVGVALIAAIGAVFFHEQLTPPRIFFLLVIIVGVVGLNLSGRQAGA
- a CDS encoding alpha/beta hydrolase, with protein sequence MIWIAIVIACLAGCGKASAPAREAAYATVSVFFATDRNQTGKTNPGEMFGADRANLTYGTCEVSVPRDHRMGELESPSIWRLEFREDPAKHVVLLRAAVASKDRFFADVAERVRRSQAGSAFVFVHGYNVTFEDAARRTAQITYDLGFDGAPTFYSWPSRGATPAYTVDEQNIEWAQANLRNFLEDFFTRSDAEHVYLIAHSMGNRALTRAVASLLADKPALRRRLSEVILTAPDIDAEVFRRDIAPALTAAGRPVTLYASSADKALIASRKVHGYARAGDSGNGLVVVPGIETVDATQVDTSLLGHSYFAETRSVLSDMFYLIRDNKRADQRFGLRPVDAQAGRYWEFKQ
- a CDS encoding DUF2784 domain-containing protein — encoded protein: MSPACYQVLANAVLIAHFLFVIGVVGGLVLIVWGGFREWAWVRKLWLRLAHLAGIALVVLESWLGVACPLTSLELWLRELAGQATYSGDFIAYWVRQFMFFTAPSWVFTVCYTAFGVLVLLSWWWFPPRPARLSALQKPPAGS
- a CDS encoding ferric reductase-like transmembrane domain-containing protein; translation: MNRAGRLLLGSVILLGFLGWAGHVATTTHTANAHPLWILRQELLNLSGLLAIGMMSLAVFMAARPAWLERPLHGLDQMYRLHKWAGIWAGILALGHWLMKEVVGDILKASIGRAGKPPKETILATLEPARDLAKDVGEWGFYILLAMLALALWQRFPYRPWRLLHRAMPILYLALVFHAVMWAPSTYWRQPLGLLLALLFGFGIYGSVLALKGAIGRRRRVVGSIAAIEQPMPGVVSVRCRLADGWPGHRPGQFVFVTFDAGEGAHPFTIASADRGDRSIDLSIKALGDYTRGLADRLQVGQAVQVEGPYGRFQLDRVNRKTRQIWIAGGIGITPFLAWLDSLQQQPSQAPTAELHYCTRDREGDPFVARLEALCANLPMVRLRVHGDKQGEMLDAGQLRLTDAERARQRTEIWFCGPSGLAEKLQRELAALRRTDVGVSFRQEAFAMR
- a CDS encoding PepSY domain-containing protein, which gives rise to MKTKSLTLGLILASAIAVPASLSLAASATANTPATSNASTASAPWLTIGQVYNRLEAAGYRNIDEIERERSAYEVKATNQNGQRVKLYVHPQTGVVLDVRPRDGKDKRDGWNRRGTAGGQSGAGLECNERRCRDDLPSAAGSRP
- a CDS encoding PepSY domain-containing protein, encoding MKKRLLATFAGLALLAYAHAPIHADDLRDHDRARQALLAGEILPLRAILERIEREQPGQVMEVELEREHAEAGWIYEVKLLKAEGSLLKLKIDARTGEILGMKEKTPKAANKMPHRESR
- a CDS encoding response regulator transcription factor, translating into MRILIVEDEPTLAKQLSAAVTAAGYVVDHAGNGMDARFMGDTEPYDAVVLDLGLPQLDGLTVLKQWRAAGRRMPVLILTARGNWHEKVAGIDAGADDYLAKPFHMEELLARLRALIRRSGGHATSELVCGPLLLDTRSSRVSVAGEPLGLTSHEYRVLAYLMHHPGEIVTRAELTEHIYAQDFERDSNTVEVFIGRLRKKLPSGLIETVRGLGYRLNEKAS
- a CDS encoding diacylglycerol kinase, producing MKKNDGNSGWSGQAGGIGGLRRIWRAGVYSRDGLIAAFRHEAAFRQELLLIIPLLPLALWLPASGPGKALMLASLLLVLIVELLNSAIEAVVDRISTERHPLAKRAKDLGSAAVLIALLNVPVVWLLVLFG
- a CDS encoding response regulator transcription factor yields the protein MIAAHSTARSAINADTAACQLLVVEDDVTILANLVEYLELQGHQVDVAYDGLAAQHRLAARTYDVVILDLGLPRADGQAVLQYLRNTLGLATPVLVLTARDALSSKLDTLALGADDYLVKPYALAEVAMRVQVLHRRARGTVVSDLLQAGTLCLDRRRREARVQDQVLHLMPRSMQILEALLLDPGRVVTRRALENLLWPDEDVGSDALRGQIHLLRKALSQAGYDGLETVHGVGYRLKCA
- a CDS encoding ATP-binding protein, producing the protein MRLIPVRITLQQRVVWALTLLVVLFVALQGGLAYLSMAEQEDDLVDDLVQTEALRLKALIEERGAEAARQQLQSPALGQNLNVWLVPASPGVPPTELPPYLLQLGDGPHRLKQASAELHVYILATPAGRLYLQYDAAVHEEKVNEFGIFLLGLTLLCSALAILAARQLAAIVVAPMERLTRQLTAWAPATRMEDGEERDEEARLRAAFQRVQARFEEGLAQEREFMANARHEIRTPLTALRTDLEMLALQADAAAGPRLQRALDGVDEIAAALDLAQSLAQKRALTTERIDLADCVDHAWSSLAGTPHILRLRFDNRVARTVSVSADRHALLTILRNLIRNAAEHAAASHCSVSYGARGIEVMDDGIGIPATEQPLLFERHYRGQRLDVAAKPTDASAAFMPAPAALAAGEDESKPERERGIGLAIARQLAELHGWQLSVESTVGGGSCFILQMEHG